The Pantoea vagans genome includes a window with the following:
- a CDS encoding MFS transporter — translation MSARLPFIPLFTLSLAAFVTIVTEALPAGLLAPMAQGLQVSVAAAGQSVSVYAVGSFVAAIPLMSLLQGMPRRRLLLCALAGFTLANGATALIGSYPLMLVARAIAGIAAGLLWALLAGYAAAMAPVQHKGKAIAIAMAGTPLALAIGVPLGTFIGNLIGWRLCFAALSGLSLLLMLILRLTAPEQPGQSARQRLPLRDVLKLPGVGSVLVLVLCFVLAHNVLYTYIVPLLQPAGLAERADAVLLLFGISTLVSIFITGLWVDGYLQQMLCICVAMFIAAATLLQLLPTYGWAVWLAVIIWGLAFGGAATLFQTAMVVRAGQAVDVAQSMLVTVWNLAIAAGGMLGGVLLNGPGVPSFAPVCLGLLAVALWIVWRARQHPVRKGLTSQP, via the coding sequence ATGAGCGCGCGTTTACCCTTCATCCCTTTATTTACGCTGAGCCTGGCGGCATTCGTGACTATCGTCACCGAAGCGCTGCCTGCTGGTCTGCTCGCGCCGATGGCACAGGGTTTACAGGTTTCGGTGGCGGCGGCCGGGCAAAGCGTATCGGTGTATGCGGTGGGCTCTTTCGTGGCGGCTATTCCGCTTATGTCCCTGTTACAGGGTATGCCGCGAAGGCGCTTGCTGCTGTGTGCGCTGGCAGGATTTACCCTGGCGAACGGGGCCACTGCGCTGATCGGCAGTTATCCGCTGATGCTGGTGGCACGTGCCATCGCCGGTATCGCTGCGGGCTTGCTGTGGGCGCTACTGGCAGGTTATGCCGCTGCCATGGCACCCGTGCAGCACAAGGGCAAAGCGATCGCTATCGCTATGGCGGGTACGCCATTGGCACTGGCGATCGGCGTACCTTTGGGAACGTTCATTGGCAACCTGATCGGCTGGCGTTTGTGCTTTGCCGCACTGAGTGGCTTATCGCTGTTATTGATGCTGATATTGCGACTGACGGCCCCCGAGCAGCCGGGACAATCAGCCCGGCAGCGGTTGCCATTGCGTGATGTACTGAAATTGCCTGGCGTAGGCAGCGTCTTAGTCTTGGTGCTCTGCTTCGTACTGGCGCACAACGTCCTCTACACCTATATCGTGCCACTGTTACAGCCTGCCGGGCTGGCTGAGCGAGCCGATGCGGTACTGCTGTTGTTTGGCATCAGCACTTTGGTCAGCATTTTCATCACCGGATTGTGGGTGGACGGCTATTTACAGCAAATGCTGTGCATCTGCGTTGCCATGTTTATCGCCGCCGCGACGCTGCTACAGCTTTTACCCACCTATGGATGGGCAGTCTGGCTGGCGGTGATTATCTGGGGGCTGGCGTTTGGTGGGGCTGCCACTCTGTTTCAAACGGCGATGGTGGTGCGCGCCGGGCAGGCCGTCGATGTCGCGCAATCAATGCTGGTCACCGTTTGGAATCTGGCGATTGCCGCAGGTGGCATGCTGGGCGGCGTATTGTTGAATGGGCCAGGGGTGCCAAGCTTTGCCCCGGTCTGTTTAGGGCTGTTAGCGGTGGCGCTGTGGATTGTCTGGCGTGCGAGACAGCACCCTGTAAGGAAGGGTCTTACTTCCCAGCCGTGA
- a CDS encoding LysR family transcriptional regulator produces the protein MDSLNGFMVFVQVAETRSFVAAGRQLGISASAVGKSIARMEDKLGVRLFHRSTRSITLTAEGELFLERSRRILAEIEAAESELSQAAQRPTGRLKLSLPIVNSLILPALGDFMVAYPDIQLDLDFSDRVVDVIAEGYDAVMRGGPPGDSRLTARKLGYAYSIAVASPDYLARHGTPQTPEALQQHACLHYRFNTTGKLERWVLRGYEDEHELVLPTTMVCNNIETRVCFAMRGLGIAMLPDFSVRDALAQGTLCEVLSDYACHRNVFHLLWPASKHPSPKVRALIDFLSTRVFSQA, from the coding sequence ATGGACAGTCTTAATGGCTTTATGGTGTTTGTGCAGGTCGCCGAAACCCGGAGTTTTGTTGCCGCTGGGCGTCAACTCGGCATCTCCGCATCAGCGGTGGGCAAAAGCATTGCACGAATGGAAGATAAACTGGGTGTGCGCTTATTTCATCGCAGCACGCGCAGTATCACATTGACCGCAGAAGGTGAGCTGTTTCTGGAGCGCAGTCGGCGCATTTTGGCAGAGATTGAAGCTGCCGAAAGCGAACTGTCGCAGGCGGCACAGCGTCCTACCGGGCGGTTGAAACTGAGCCTGCCGATTGTCAACTCGCTGATTCTGCCTGCACTGGGTGACTTTATGGTGGCCTATCCTGATATTCAGCTTGACCTCGATTTTAGCGACCGCGTGGTCGATGTGATTGCTGAAGGCTATGACGCCGTGATGCGTGGCGGCCCGCCTGGTGATTCTCGCCTTACCGCGCGTAAACTCGGATACGCCTATTCGATTGCCGTTGCCTCTCCCGACTATCTGGCGCGCCACGGTACACCTCAGACACCAGAAGCACTTCAACAGCACGCCTGTCTGCATTATCGATTTAACACCACAGGGAAGCTTGAGCGCTGGGTGCTGCGCGGTTACGAAGACGAACATGAGTTGGTATTGCCCACCACCATGGTGTGTAACAACATTGAGACACGCGTCTGCTTTGCGATGCGCGGATTAGGCATTGCCATGCTCCCCGATTTCTCGGTGCGTGATGCTCTGGCGCAAGGCACACTCTGTGAAGTGCTCAGTGACTACGCCTGCCACCGTAATGTGTTCCATTTGTTGTGGCCAGCCAGTAAACACCCTTCCCCCAAAGTGCGCGCGTTGATTGATTTCCTCAGCACGCGCGTGTTCTCGCAGGCGTAA
- a CDS encoding NAD(P)-dependent oxidoreductase, which yields MITIAIAAPGAMGAAVGGVLAQHGARVITPLSQRSAASQQRAHDAHIADVSIEALCEADIILSILPPESALSWAQQMAPLLQSAVHKPLYVDCNAISPETLKQVAHVIESTGTPFADAAIIGLPPGAQNPQGPRFWFAGPHAAKLALLSEVGLRVRVMSAENGAASALKMAYAGINKGITLLTSAMLINASRVGAADALREEMQDSQQALLQRMAKATPDMLPKAWRWAAEMDEIATLNQGELATDRLYQALGEICRQLAEDRQHDQQFSALLAAFFHPDADSAG from the coding sequence ATGATAACCATCGCGATTGCCGCACCGGGTGCCATGGGAGCCGCCGTGGGCGGCGTGTTGGCGCAGCACGGTGCGCGCGTGATTACCCCGCTGAGCCAGCGATCTGCCGCTTCGCAACAGCGCGCGCATGATGCGCACATCGCTGACGTCAGTATCGAAGCGTTATGTGAAGCCGATATCATCCTGTCGATCCTGCCACCTGAATCCGCGCTAAGTTGGGCGCAGCAGATGGCGCCATTGCTGCAATCCGCCGTGCACAAACCGCTGTATGTGGATTGCAATGCCATCAGCCCGGAAACGCTTAAGCAGGTCGCGCACGTCATCGAGAGCACCGGCACACCCTTTGCCGATGCTGCCATCATTGGTTTACCGCCGGGCGCACAAAATCCACAGGGACCGCGTTTCTGGTTTGCTGGTCCCCATGCGGCGAAGCTGGCGCTTTTAAGCGAAGTCGGATTGCGTGTTCGGGTGATGAGTGCCGAAAACGGCGCGGCATCAGCGCTAAAAATGGCCTACGCCGGGATCAATAAAGGCATCACGTTACTTACCTCGGCGATGCTGATTAATGCCAGCAGAGTGGGCGCTGCCGATGCGCTGCGTGAAGAGATGCAGGATAGCCAACAGGCGTTGTTGCAGAGGATGGCCAAAGCTACCCCAGATATGTTGCCAAAAGCCTGGCGTTGGGCGGCGGAGATGGATGAGATTGCGACGCTCAATCAGGGCGAACTCGCCACCGATCGCTTGTATCAGGCTTTGGGGGAAATTTGCCGCCAGCTGGCTGAAGATCGTCAGCACGATCAACAGTTCAGCGCTCTGCTGGCGGCGTTCTTTCACCCTGACGCCGACAGCGCGGGCTGA
- a CDS encoding AAA family ATPase — MTSPTEEKCVVLVNGIPASGKSTLTRALAEQFGFPVLTLDSLKEPFMASFAPVDRLRNRQLGCAAYQAIWKVVGQAPTRCVYLIDAWFGFQPKEVLQQGLQQAGVTRVLEMWLAITPDEAVARYQSRLAQRMPGHPGAEYLPELRKLAETAQPMALGPVLQLDASDPDIAAACAWLQRQLRLPVSAQPALSASG; from the coding sequence ATGACTTCCCCCACTGAAGAGAAATGCGTGGTGCTGGTCAACGGTATTCCGGCATCGGGCAAAAGCACCCTGACACGTGCGCTGGCAGAGCAGTTTGGCTTCCCGGTGCTGACGCTGGATAGCCTGAAAGAACCGTTTATGGCCAGTTTTGCGCCGGTTGATCGTTTGCGTAATCGCCAGTTGGGCTGTGCGGCCTATCAGGCGATATGGAAAGTGGTTGGGCAGGCACCGACGCGTTGTGTCTACCTGATCGATGCCTGGTTTGGCTTCCAGCCGAAAGAGGTGTTGCAGCAGGGATTGCAGCAGGCCGGCGTCACGCGCGTGCTGGAAATGTGGCTGGCCATCACGCCGGATGAAGCGGTGGCGCGCTACCAGTCAAGACTGGCGCAGCGCATGCCGGGCCATCCGGGTGCGGAATACCTTCCCGAATTGCGTAAGCTGGCGGAAACTGCACAGCCGATGGCGCTCGGGCCAGTACTGCAGCTTGATGCCAGCGATCCGGATATCGCCGCCGCGTGTGCCTGGCTGCAACGACAGTTGCGTTTACCGGTCAGTGCTCAGCCCGCGCTGTCGGCGTCAGGGTGA
- a CDS encoding PTS sugar transporter subunit IIA — protein MSIKRLLQEANAIQVGITATDWREVIALAAQPLVNGGYVKDSYPEAVIANTLTHGAYYVFEEGIAIPHARPETGVLKDCFSMIVLDEPIPFEGSDKADIVIMFGARDSNAHIEEGIRAIVSLLEDEETLVRLRKASSVAEVIEIL, from the coding sequence ATGAGTATTAAGCGACTGCTGCAAGAAGCGAATGCGATTCAGGTAGGGATCACCGCCACGGACTGGCGCGAGGTTATCGCCCTGGCGGCACAACCGCTGGTCAACGGGGGTTACGTGAAGGATTCTTACCCAGAGGCGGTGATCGCCAATACCTTGACTCACGGGGCGTATTACGTGTTTGAGGAAGGGATTGCCATTCCGCATGCGCGCCCGGAAACCGGGGTGCTGAAAGATTGTTTCAGCATGATCGTGCTGGATGAACCGATTCCCTTTGAGGGCAGTGACAAAGCCGACATCGTGATCATGTTTGGTGCGCGCGACAGCAACGCTCACATTGAAGAGGGTATTCGCGCCATTGTGTCACTGTTAGAGGATGAAGAAACGCTGGTGCGTCTGCGCAAGGCCAGCAGCGTCGCGGAGGTGATAGAAATCCTATGA
- a CDS encoding class II fructose-bisphosphate aldolase — protein sequence MKLYNFTDLLQVAKQREFKALGSFNLHCLEMLPAFFTAAEKTNSPLMIQISTGTAKYLGHKLIVDAIRSLSESRNVPACLHLDHCSDLNAIQTAIDAGFSSVMYDGSHLPIEENIANTRRVIDMARPVHVSVEAELGAIGGSEDGKEVEMNAASFTTVDDAKRFVDETGVDMLAISIGTVHGLYTGKAHIQHQRLADITDATKTPLVLHGGTGVSDEDMRLAVRSGIEKVNVGTEMNVQWVANCKQTFEKGKVNDSVRNFLVPANDAVTNVLVEKISLFR from the coding sequence ATGAAACTTTATAACTTTACCGATCTGTTACAGGTGGCTAAACAACGTGAATTTAAAGCGCTCGGCTCCTTTAATTTACACTGTCTGGAAATGTTACCGGCTTTCTTTACTGCGGCAGAAAAAACCAATAGTCCATTGATGATTCAGATTTCCACCGGTACGGCGAAATATTTAGGGCATAAATTAATAGTCGATGCGATTCGCTCATTATCAGAAAGTCGTAATGTACCGGCCTGTTTGCATCTTGATCACTGTTCAGATTTAAATGCGATCCAAACGGCGATTGATGCCGGTTTCAGCTCAGTTATGTATGACGGCTCGCATTTACCGATTGAAGAAAATATTGCCAACACCCGTCGCGTTATTGATATGGCGCGCCCCGTGCATGTCTCGGTTGAAGCGGAACTGGGGGCGATTGGCGGATCTGAAGACGGAAAAGAAGTGGAGATGAATGCGGCGTCATTTACCACCGTGGATGATGCCAAACGCTTTGTTGATGAAACCGGTGTGGATATGCTGGCCATCTCAATCGGGACCGTACACGGTTTGTATACCGGCAAAGCGCACATCCAGCATCAACGTCTGGCTGACATTACCGATGCCACCAAAACCCCTCTGGTGCTGCATGGCGGTACCGGTGTCAGTGATGAAGACATGCGTCTGGCTGTGCGCAGTGGAATCGAGAAAGTGAACGTGGGCACAGAAATGAATGTGCAATGGGTGGCAAACTGCAAGCAGACGTTTGAAAAAGGCAAAGTGAATGACAGCGTGCGTAATTTCCTTGTACCCGCTAACGATGCCGTCACCAATGTGCTGGTAGAGAAAATTTCACTGTTCCGCTAA
- a CDS encoding PTS sugar transporter subunit IIC: MNSAINFLVKDLLGQASILIAFIALIGLLLQKKSAGKVMEGTFKTLLGFLIMMAGINIIVGTLTFLNTIFTHGFGMKGYITDVAAIAGLASRELGSEVALTLLVIFIVNIIIARLTPFKYIFLTGQALLWMATIGAVIGYKAGLTGLPLILTGGIFGGVMAVVMPALAQPVVRRITDSDDVALGHFCTIGYLLTAAVAKVVGKGSRSTEDLKLPDNFKFLQDTYLSMAVVMVPMYLIPALAAGPEFIGQYSNGMNYLMYAFMQSIQFVAGVFVLYSGVRLLLNELVPAFRGIAMRLVPDAKPALDCPVMFPYAPNAVIVGFLATTLGSVVGMLVFPMFGLAMILPGLLTNFFAGGTAGVFGNALGGRRGAMIGGFVHGLFITFLPAILVPMLESYGFTGVTFSDSDVISTGLVLGHAFQGNWMFVALFILFITLIAWFVNGKSTKSHEEKLHETL; the protein is encoded by the coding sequence ATGAATAGTGCGATCAACTTCCTGGTAAAAGACTTATTAGGGCAGGCATCTATTTTGATCGCCTTTATTGCCCTGATTGGTCTGCTACTGCAGAAAAAATCCGCAGGAAAGGTGATGGAAGGCACCTTTAAAACCCTGCTGGGCTTCTTAATTATGATGGCGGGTATCAATATTATTGTCGGTACTCTGACCTTCCTGAATACCATATTCACACATGGTTTTGGCATGAAGGGCTACATCACCGATGTGGCTGCCATTGCCGGGTTAGCGAGCCGCGAGCTGGGTTCAGAAGTGGCGCTGACGCTGTTGGTGATCTTTATCGTCAACATCATCATCGCGCGTCTGACACCGTTCAAATACATCTTCCTGACCGGACAGGCGCTGTTGTGGATGGCGACTATCGGTGCGGTGATTGGCTATAAAGCGGGGCTGACAGGTTTACCTCTGATCCTTACCGGCGGCATCTTTGGTGGCGTCATGGCGGTGGTTATGCCGGCTCTGGCACAACCCGTGGTGCGTCGCATTACGGATTCGGATGACGTTGCGCTCGGCCACTTCTGCACCATTGGTTATTTGCTGACGGCGGCTGTCGCCAAAGTCGTGGGTAAGGGGTCACGCTCGACCGAAGATCTCAAGCTGCCAGACAACTTCAAATTCCTGCAGGACACTTATCTGTCGATGGCGGTGGTGATGGTGCCGATGTACCTGATCCCTGCGCTCGCGGCGGGCCCGGAATTTATCGGTCAGTACAGCAACGGCATGAACTATCTGATGTATGCATTCATGCAATCGATTCAGTTTGTCGCTGGTGTGTTCGTGCTGTATAGCGGCGTGCGCTTGCTGCTGAATGAGTTGGTACCTGCATTCCGTGGTATCGCGATGCGACTGGTGCCAGACGCAAAACCCGCACTCGACTGCCCAGTGATGTTCCCTTATGCCCCTAATGCGGTGATCGTTGGCTTCCTGGCCACGACGCTGGGTTCTGTAGTCGGCATGTTGGTGTTTCCGATGTTTGGCCTGGCGATGATCCTGCCAGGACTGCTGACCAACTTCTTTGCTGGTGGCACCGCAGGGGTGTTTGGTAACGCGCTGGGCGGACGTCGCGGTGCGATGATCGGGGGCTTTGTCCATGGCCTGTTCATCACCTTCTTGCCTGCCATTCTGGTGCCGATGCTCGAAAGCTACGGATTTACCGGCGTGACCTTCAGTGATTCCGACGTCATCAGTACTGGCTTGGTCTTGGGCCACGCGTTCCAGGGCAACTGGATGTTCGTCGCCTTGTTTATTCTCTTTATTACGCTTATCGCCTGGTTTGTTAACGGAAAATCCACTAAATCCCATGAGGAAAAACTCCATGAAACTTTATAA
- a CDS encoding PTS sugar transporter subunit IIB gives MLKILCVCGCGLGSSFAIEMSAKSVLKKLEIEADIDHTTISEANAFKSDMILTQKAFADVLNADATPEQIKRVIILNRLTDKAEIEEKIVAFMKERNLKVANHE, from the coding sequence ATGCTGAAAATACTATGTGTGTGTGGATGTGGTCTGGGTTCAAGTTTCGCAATTGAAATGAGCGCCAAATCCGTATTAAAGAAACTCGAAATTGAAGCTGATATCGATCACACCACGATTTCGGAAGCCAATGCTTTCAAGTCCGACATGATTTTAACGCAGAAAGCCTTTGCGGATGTCCTGAACGCGGATGCCACCCCAGAACAAATTAAGCGGGTGATTATCCTGAACAGGCTGACCGACAAAGCGGAAATTGAAGAGAAAATCGTGGCATTTATGAAAGAACGTAACTTAAAGGTTGCTAACCATGAATAG
- a CDS encoding 6-phosphofructokinase, translating into MRIGMVISGGDVTGINNFVFQISRMTQADMVLFNGGIPGLLENRHQEISQRDLVDYAITSIPVMQSGRTTRKLIRPEYELIAKHLKSLRIDVLIMAGGDGSLQFLHTLSEFGVNCFGVGMTIDNDVFGSDYTIGFSTACEQVLKEVSKLRNTGRALTGRVFMVELLGGYCGELTLQSAIKSNADFALIPECQIPPQELAERITQRLSTQNSVVILCSEGYTREYSPGFQGAIDTLIKQIEPLIGVRIRKTIIGYGLRSGDPTCEEIYQGTIMASEVARCIQSGMRNKAVIINGSNRPIPIDLISMKKRLVDTEGHHYKLAKQLHIL; encoded by the coding sequence ATGAGAATTGGCATGGTGATCAGCGGTGGCGATGTAACCGGGATAAATAACTTTGTATTTCAAATATCACGCATGACACAAGCAGACATGGTGTTATTTAATGGTGGTATTCCCGGCTTGCTGGAAAATCGGCATCAGGAAATATCTCAGCGCGATCTGGTGGATTATGCCATCACATCTATTCCCGTGATGCAATCAGGAAGAACCACGCGAAAATTAATCAGGCCAGAATACGAATTGATTGCCAAACATCTTAAATCGCTGCGCATTGATGTATTAATTATGGCCGGTGGTGATGGGTCATTACAATTTTTGCACACGTTAAGCGAATTCGGCGTGAATTGTTTCGGCGTGGGCATGACGATTGATAACGACGTGTTCGGCAGTGATTACACCATCGGTTTTTCTACGGCCTGTGAGCAAGTCCTAAAAGAAGTGTCAAAGCTGAGAAATACCGGACGTGCCTTAACAGGGCGTGTATTTATGGTTGAATTACTGGGCGGCTACTGCGGAGAGTTAACACTGCAATCAGCGATTAAGTCTAACGCTGATTTCGCGCTAATCCCGGAATGCCAGATTCCGCCGCAAGAGCTGGCAGAGCGTATCACTCAACGCCTGTCGACGCAGAATAGCGTGGTGATCCTCTGCTCTGAAGGTTACACCCGTGAATATTCACCCGGTTTTCAGGGGGCGATCGATACACTGATTAAACAAATTGAACCGTTAATAGGGGTGCGAATTCGTAAAACGATTATCGGTTATGGCTTACGTAGTGGTGATCCCACCTGTGAAGAAATTTATCAGGGCACCATTATGGCCAGTGAAGTCGCGCGTTGTATTCAATCGGGGATGCGCAATAAGGCGGTCATTATTAATGGCAGTAATAGACCGATACCGATAGATCTCATAAGCATGAAAAAACGCCTGGTGGATACCGAAGGGCACCATTATAAACTTGCTAAACAACTGCATATTCTGTGA
- the dld gene encoding D-lactate dehydrogenase has protein sequence MTTPQEMLRQLADAVGDKQVLTHADDKAWYTKGFRVGRGDALAVVLPQTLQQLWQTLQICVAQNAIILMQASNTGVTGGATPDGNDYDRDVVIVSTRQLKGVQVIDQARQVIAFPGTGLTELEQTLQPLGREPHSVIGSSCIGASVVGGICNNSGGSLIRRGPAFTEKSLFARIHDDGRLEMVNHLGIDLGATPEVMLKNLTEQQYQTGEQPDWQGKIWADDYADRLRDLSADSPARFNGDLRYLHESSGSAGKVVVFAVRLPTFEASTGSDTFYIGTNDERELVALRRFLLTEMSELPLQAEYIHRNAFDLTVRYAKHMYLAIRKLGPQAIPKMMANKAKWDVRVGHVPFLPRNFVDRALQCFNQLTPSFVAPRIMKYRDEYEHHLMIKVDAQQTTELQGLLQQFFAEQKGDFFHCDPREAADAFLVRFGVGGCTISYCDALGYNPNERLVAFDVALRRNDDAWRLTLPANLAAQVQVDSCCGHFFCYVNHQDYVLKEGVDAKAFKEAVKVYLAQRGAKYPAEHNVGHLYQASCEHVAHWKQLDPTNSCNPGVGKTSKKKNWA, from the coding sequence ATGACCACCCCGCAGGAGATGTTGCGTCAGTTGGCTGACGCAGTGGGCGACAAGCAGGTATTGACCCACGCCGATGATAAAGCCTGGTACACCAAAGGATTTCGTGTTGGTCGCGGTGATGCCTTGGCCGTAGTGCTACCGCAAACCTTGCAGCAGTTGTGGCAAACACTGCAGATTTGTGTGGCTCAGAACGCCATTATTTTGATGCAGGCCTCCAATACCGGCGTCACCGGGGGGGCGACCCCTGATGGCAACGATTACGATCGCGACGTGGTGATTGTAAGTACGCGCCAGCTCAAAGGTGTGCAGGTGATCGATCAGGCTCGCCAGGTGATCGCATTTCCTGGTACCGGCCTGACCGAACTGGAACAAACGCTGCAACCGCTAGGACGTGAACCGCACTCGGTTATCGGTTCAAGCTGCATTGGTGCTTCAGTTGTTGGTGGTATTTGTAATAACTCCGGCGGCTCCTTGATTCGTCGCGGCCCGGCGTTTACCGAAAAGTCGCTGTTTGCCCGTATCCATGACGATGGCCGCCTGGAGATGGTCAATCATCTGGGAATCGATTTGGGTGCCACACCGGAAGTGATGCTGAAAAATTTGACCGAGCAGCAGTATCAAACAGGCGAACAGCCAGACTGGCAGGGCAAAATCTGGGCCGATGACTATGCCGATCGTTTGCGCGACCTCAGCGCTGACTCCCCTGCGCGCTTTAATGGCGACCTGCGCTATCTGCATGAGAGTTCAGGCAGCGCAGGAAAAGTGGTGGTGTTTGCCGTGCGCTTACCTACTTTTGAAGCCAGTACCGGCAGTGACACCTTTTACATTGGCACCAACGATGAGCGTGAACTGGTCGCACTGCGCCGTTTCCTGCTTACCGAGATGAGCGAATTACCGTTGCAGGCTGAATACATTCATCGCAACGCCTTCGATTTAACCGTGCGATACGCAAAACATATGTATCTGGCGATTCGTAAACTCGGCCCGCAGGCGATCCCCAAAATGATGGCCAACAAAGCGAAATGGGATGTACGCGTTGGTCATGTGCCGTTTTTACCGCGCAATTTTGTTGATCGAGCATTGCAATGTTTTAACCAACTGACACCCAGTTTTGTTGCCCCCCGAATCATGAAGTACCGCGATGAATATGAGCACCATTTGATGATCAAAGTGGATGCACAGCAAACCACGGAGCTACAGGGGTTATTGCAGCAATTTTTTGCCGAGCAAAAGGGCGACTTTTTCCACTGCGATCCACGCGAAGCGGCCGATGCCTTCTTAGTGCGTTTTGGCGTGGGCGGTTGCACCATTTCGTACTGTGATGCGCTGGGTTATAACCCGAATGAGCGTCTGGTGGCCTTTGATGTAGCGCTCCGCCGCAATGATGACGCATGGCGCTTAACGCTGCCCGCGAATCTTGCGGCGCAGGTACAAGTGGACTCCTGCTGCGGTCATTTCTTCTGTTATGTGAACCATCAGGATTACGTGTTGAAGGAAGGCGTTGATGCGAAGGCATTCAAGGAAGCGGTGAAAGTCTATCTGGCGCAGCGCGGTGCTAAGTACCCTGCCGAGCATAACGTGGGGCATCTGTATCAAGCTTCCTGCGAACATGTCGCGCACTGGAAGCAGTTGGATCCCACCAACAGTTGTAATCCCGGCGTGGGTAAGACCAGTAAGAAGAAGAATTGGGCATAA
- a CDS encoding YceI family protein, translating into MKNVTRVVLPLLAAAALYVPVSQAAAMHYDLDPAHTSVIVTWTHFGFSHPTADILNSKGSLVFDKEHPEQARVDVTLPITQIDSHVPALTKEFLGAEYFDTAKYPSAVFHSTKVVAKGDNKFDVEGNLTLKGITKPITLHATLNQQGMHPMVKKQAIGFDATGVIKRSDFKLDKYVPAVSDDVTLTISTEAYAK; encoded by the coding sequence GTGAAAAACGTTACCCGTGTTGTGCTGCCATTGCTGGCGGCGGCTGCGCTTTATGTGCCTGTTTCGCAGGCTGCTGCGATGCATTACGACCTCGACCCAGCCCATACCTCGGTGATTGTCACCTGGACGCACTTTGGCTTCTCGCACCCCACTGCAGATATCCTCAACAGCAAAGGTTCGCTGGTGTTTGATAAGGAACATCCCGAGCAAGCACGTGTTGATGTGACCCTGCCAATTACCCAGATTGATAGCCACGTTCCGGCGTTGACCAAAGAGTTTCTCGGTGCTGAGTATTTTGATACTGCTAAATATCCTTCAGCGGTATTCCACAGCACCAAAGTGGTGGCAAAAGGGGATAACAAGTTTGATGTAGAAGGGAATCTGACCCTGAAAGGCATTACTAAGCCGATCACACTGCACGCCACGCTGAACCAGCAAGGGATGCATCCGATGGTCAAGAAACAGGCGATTGGTTTTGATGCCACTGGCGTGATTAAACGTTCGGATTTCAAGCTGGATAAGTATGTGCCAGCAGTCAGTGATGATGTGACGCTGACGATCTCTACCGAGGCGTATGCGAAATAA
- a CDS encoding type II toxin-antitoxin system RelE/ParE family toxin → MWEILTTEVFDEWFFAQSEDMREDVLAMMGILAEMGPQLGRPYVDTLKGCKLTHLKELRIQHHGNPVRAFFAFDPVRRAIVLCAGDKTGVNQKQFYRSMIRMAEAEYRRHLVQMEG, encoded by the coding sequence ATGTGGGAAATATTAACAACGGAAGTTTTTGATGAGTGGTTTTTCGCACAAAGTGAAGATATGCGTGAAGATGTGTTAGCCATGATGGGTATTTTGGCAGAAATGGGACCTCAACTTGGTCGCCCCTATGTCGATACGCTGAAAGGGTGCAAGCTTACTCATCTAAAAGAATTACGTATCCAGCACCATGGAAATCCTGTTAGGGCGTTTTTCGCCTTTGATCCCGTTCGTCGCGCCATAGTGTTGTGTGCTGGAGATAAAACGGGTGTTAATCAAAAACAATTTTACCGTTCAATGATTCGCATGGCCGAAGCGGAATACCGCAGGCATTTAGTGCAAATGGAGGGATAA
- a CDS encoding helix-turn-helix domain-containing protein, translated as MSNYKALLEKQSPESQQRIAVKIEKLRQDIALSQIREELNFSQTELARTMGISQPTLAKMENPDNDPRLSTLKRYVAALGGEVRIDVTLPNGKHIAFQL; from the coding sequence ATGTCTAATTACAAAGCTTTATTAGAGAAGCAATCACCTGAAAGCCAACAGCGTATCGCTGTTAAAATTGAGAAATTACGCCAGGATATTGCCTTAAGTCAGATACGTGAAGAACTCAATTTTTCGCAAACCGAGTTGGCCCGCACAATGGGAATCTCACAGCCCACGTTAGCCAAAATGGAGAATCCCGATAATGATCCGCGGCTTTCGACATTAAAACGTTATGTTGCGGCACTCGGTGGCGAAGTACGCATTGATGTCACATTACCAAACGGTAAACACATCGCCTTTCAGCTTTGA